A single genomic interval of uncultured Desulfobulbus sp. harbors:
- a CDS encoding ketoacyl-ACP synthase III, with amino-acid sequence MRNAIIRSTGSYAPALTLPNSYFNTLLGEDVSTWLETNLTIRERRWCSEDESTADLCVEAGKKALRNAGIEASALDLIIVGTDTPEHISPSTASAVHYRLGAINGGAFDLNAACSSFVTGLEVASRYIRSGSDYSTILIIGGYAMSKYLNKKDKKTVSLFADGAGAAVLTAVEGGNRGFLGAKQFTEGQYHEWMGIYSGGTHYPISPQALAHGDQYMQFTRRFPEDKNVETWTEMIRSLCLELAIKPNDIDHYFMTQININSIYGTMDALNLDRRKAYTIMDRFAYTGAACIPMAIDEAVQDGTLKRNDLILLITSGGGLSFTAAVFRY; translated from the coding sequence ATGAGAAATGCAATCATCCGATCCACGGGATCCTATGCTCCAGCTTTGACCCTGCCGAATAGCTACTTTAACACATTACTTGGTGAAGATGTCAGTACCTGGCTGGAGACCAACCTGACCATACGGGAACGCAGATGGTGTAGTGAGGACGAATCCACCGCTGACTTGTGTGTTGAAGCTGGTAAAAAAGCGTTGCGCAATGCGGGAATAGAGGCATCTGCACTTGACTTAATCATCGTCGGCACGGATACGCCGGAACACATATCTCCCTCCACGGCATCAGCGGTTCACTATCGACTGGGAGCAATCAATGGCGGCGCTTTTGATTTGAATGCTGCCTGTTCAAGTTTTGTGACAGGGTTAGAGGTTGCCAGCCGGTATATCCGATCAGGAAGTGACTACTCCACCATCCTTATCATTGGCGGGTATGCTATGAGCAAATACTTAAACAAGAAAGATAAAAAAACAGTTTCTCTTTTTGCTGATGGTGCGGGAGCTGCTGTGCTTACCGCAGTTGAGGGTGGCAACCGGGGATTCTTGGGGGCCAAACAATTTACAGAAGGCCAGTATCATGAGTGGATGGGTATCTATTCGGGGGGGACGCATTACCCCATATCTCCCCAAGCTTTAGCCCATGGCGATCAGTATATGCAATTCACTAGAAGATTCCCGGAAGACAAAAATGTTGAAACCTGGACAGAGATGATTCGCTCCTTGTGTCTAGAACTTGCCATTAAACCGAATGATATCGATCATTATTTCATGACCCAGATCAACATAAATAGCATTTATGGAACAATGGATGCCCTCAACCTCGATCGCCGCAAAGCCTATACAATCATGGATAGATTTGCGTATACCGGTGCGGCGTGCATCCCCATGGCTATCGATGAAGCGGTTCAGGACGGAACGCTGAAAAGAAATGACTTAATCCTCCTGATCACCTCAGGCGGAGGACTCTCTTTTACCGCCGCCGTATTTCGCTATTGA
- a CDS encoding IS1634 family transposase, whose protein sequence is MYLRTTKRKNKNGTVTEYLQLAHNERNPETNSTVARIIHSFGRADQLDREALVRLARSIARVCGVTIVDPAGSEEAQGGGLPDDLEILRTVELGTVLVIETLWERLGIGKALRSLLDKGKYAVAYDQALLAMTANRLCAPESKLGVWDRWLEQVHLPKCQGLKLRQMYEAMDFLHKHIDAVEEAVFFQTANLFNLSVDLIFYDTTTASFSIDYEDEADENDGLRQYGHSKEGTWTPQIVVALAVTREGLPVKSWIFPGNTADVSTIKRIRKDLRGWNLGRALFVADSGMNSSANREELARACGKYLLAPRMATVAEIKKEVLSQPGRFTTFTDNLQAKEVVIGDGERRRRYILCFNPKEAERQRIHREEIVGMLEEELANHKDRNASTQWAVELLASKRYKRYLTTTEAGKIRLDRAAITEAKRYDGKWVLETNDDTISLEDAALGYKGLLVIERCFRSLKRTQIKMMPMYHWAARRIETHVKICVLALLIERVAERECGEPWSRIRRNLAKLQATEFQNDQHSFFQINSAPEACRELMKKLVTPLPTKIFGIKPLEK, encoded by the coding sequence ATGTATCTGCGAACCACGAAACGAAAAAACAAGAACGGCACCGTTACCGAGTATCTCCAGCTCGCCCACAACGAGCGCAATCCGGAGACCAACTCCACCGTTGCCCGCATCATCCACAGCTTCGGACGCGCCGATCAGCTCGACCGTGAGGCCTTGGTGCGGCTCGCCCGATCTATAGCCAGAGTCTGCGGGGTAACCATTGTTGACCCCGCTGGTAGCGAGGAGGCTCAAGGTGGTGGACTGCCCGACGATCTTGAGATCCTGCGCACAGTGGAACTCGGCACAGTGCTGGTCATCGAAACCCTTTGGGAGCGGTTGGGTATCGGCAAAGCGCTGCGGTCTCTGCTGGACAAAGGCAAGTATGCCGTTGCCTATGACCAGGCCCTGCTGGCCATGACCGCCAATCGTCTCTGCGCACCGGAATCCAAACTCGGTGTTTGGGATCGGTGGCTGGAGCAGGTCCATCTGCCCAAATGCCAAGGCCTGAAACTGCGGCAGATGTACGAGGCGATGGATTTCCTCCACAAGCATATCGACGCGGTAGAGGAAGCAGTCTTTTTTCAGACCGCCAACTTGTTCAACCTCTCGGTTGATCTGATCTTTTACGATACGACGACGGCTTCATTCTCCATTGATTACGAGGACGAGGCCGATGAAAACGACGGTCTGCGTCAGTACGGCCACTCCAAGGAGGGCACGTGGACGCCGCAAATCGTGGTCGCCCTGGCGGTTACCCGGGAAGGGCTGCCGGTGAAAAGCTGGATTTTTCCCGGTAACACGGCGGATGTATCCACGATCAAACGCATCAGAAAGGACCTACGAGGCTGGAACCTCGGTCGAGCGCTGTTCGTGGCCGACTCGGGTATGAATTCCTCCGCTAACCGGGAAGAGCTTGCACGGGCCTGTGGCAAATACCTGCTGGCCCCCCGCATGGCGACGGTTGCCGAAATCAAGAAAGAGGTCCTGTCCCAACCCGGTCGTTTCACCACCTTCACCGACAACCTGCAAGCCAAGGAGGTTGTTATCGGCGATGGCGAGCGACGGCGGCGATACATCCTCTGCTTCAACCCAAAGGAAGCAGAGCGGCAACGAATACATCGAGAAGAGATCGTCGGCATGCTCGAAGAGGAGCTTGCCAACCATAAGGACCGTAATGCTTCTACCCAATGGGCAGTCGAACTGCTGGCCTCAAAACGATACAAGCGGTACCTGACAACAACCGAGGCCGGTAAAATTCGCCTGGACCGAGCAGCCATCACCGAGGCCAAACGCTACGACGGCAAGTGGGTGCTGGAAACCAACGATGACACCATCAGCCTTGAAGATGCGGCCCTTGGCTACAAAGGACTTTTGGTTATCGAGCGGTGTTTCCGCTCCCTCAAGCGTACCCAGATCAAAATGATGCCTATGTATCATTGGGCCGCACGGCGCATCGAAACGCATGTAAAAATCTGTGTTCTGGCGCTGCTCATAGAGCGCGTTGCGGAACGTGAGTGCGGGGAGCCCTGGTCCCGGATACGGCGCAACTTAGCCAAACTTCAAGCCACTGAGTTTCAAAACGACCAGCACAGTTTTTTTCAGATTAATTCAGCGCCGGAAGCCTGTCGTGAACTGATGAAAAAACTTGTAACTCCGCTACCGACCAAAATTTTTGGCATTAAGCCCCTTGAAAAATAA
- a CDS encoding transposase: MFIRQTKTSNAASGEAYYTFRLVASERIEGKVRQRTLLNLGSNFSLAREHWPELCTRIEQILSGQMSLMPAPSEIEPLAQRYAARLSNQNFEADAKTDADYQEVDVNSLELVRPRSIGVEHVGKAALNWLDFANILAMVGLNGVQQAAAIGSVIGRMAAPGSELSTWHWLRERSGLGELLDVDFEAMPLMRLYRTSDLLVKHRQTIEEMLFQRIDTLFSLPSTVTLYDLTNTYFEGEMGSNHKAKRGHSKEKRSDCPLVTLGLVLDGSGFVRRSRMFAGNVVEGTTLAEMLEGLNAPASALVIMDRGIATEENITWLVDHQYRYLVVSRERVRKFDANDAVETSSACGQTIRIQRVLNEEGTEARLYCHSEERQNKEEAINQRFYRSVRAGVDQDCRWSEQTAHHQGPRQAVTAHRPPGCQIPWCWPALSHRADPRCRRHQGHWPYLGAVAGRGQYAHPSRRLLPAHQRTDLGRGQVVADLYHAH; the protein is encoded by the coding sequence ATGTTTATTCGACAAACCAAAACCAGCAACGCCGCTTCGGGGGAGGCCTATTATACCTTCCGCCTGGTGGCCTCGGAGCGTATCGAGGGCAAGGTACGGCAGCGAACCCTGCTGAACCTGGGGAGCAACTTTTCCCTTGCCCGGGAGCACTGGCCGGAGTTGTGCACACGCATCGAGCAAATCCTCTCCGGGCAGATGTCGCTCATGCCAGCGCCGAGCGAAATCGAACCCCTGGCGCAGCGCTATGCCGCACGGTTGAGCAACCAAAATTTCGAGGCGGACGCCAAAACCGATGCCGACTATCAGGAGGTGGATGTCAACTCGCTGGAGTTGGTCCGGCCTCGGTCGATCGGGGTTGAGCATGTGGGCAAGGCTGCCTTGAATTGGCTTGATTTCGCCAACATACTTGCAATGGTTGGCCTCAACGGCGTTCAGCAGGCGGCAGCTATCGGCAGTGTGATTGGCCGCATGGCCGCTCCGGGCAGCGAGTTGTCCACCTGGCACTGGCTGCGGGAACGCAGCGGCCTTGGCGAATTACTCGATGTTGATTTCGAGGCAATGCCCCTGATGCGCCTCTACCGGACCTCGGATCTGCTGGTCAAGCACCGGCAGACCATTGAGGAGATGCTCTTTCAGCGTATCGACACGTTGTTTTCCCTGCCGTCAACCGTCACCCTCTACGATCTGACCAATACGTATTTCGAGGGGGAGATGGGCAGCAACCACAAGGCCAAACGGGGACATTCCAAGGAAAAACGCTCGGATTGCCCCTTGGTGACCCTCGGTCTGGTGCTGGACGGCAGCGGCTTCGTCCGGCGTTCACGGATGTTTGCCGGCAACGTCGTTGAGGGGACAACGCTTGCCGAGATGCTCGAAGGGCTCAATGCCCCTGCCTCGGCCCTGGTGATTATGGACAGGGGTATCGCCACCGAGGAGAACATCACCTGGCTTGTAGACCACCAATATCGTTATCTGGTGGTCAGCCGGGAGCGTGTTCGGAAATTTGATGCCAATGACGCCGTGGAGACGTCCTCCGCCTGTGGTCAGACCATCCGCATCCAGCGGGTGCTGAATGAAGAGGGCACAGAAGCCAGGCTCTACTGTCACTCAGAAGAACGGCAAAACAAGGAAGAGGCTATCAACCAACGCTTTTATCGATCAGTTCGAGCAGGAGTTGACCAAGATTGCCGATGGTCTGAACAAACCGCGCACCACCAAGGACCGCGACAAGCTGTTACTGCGCATCGGCCGCCTGGTTGCCAAATCCCATGGTGTTGGCCAGCACTATCGCATCGAGCTGATCCCCGATGCCGGCGGCACCAAGGCCATTGGCCTTACCTGGGAGCGGTTGCCGGGAGAGGGCAGTATGCTCACCCATCCCGGCGTTTACTGCCTGCGCACCAACGAACTGACTTGGGACGCGGCCAAGTTGTGGCAGACCTATACCATGCTCACTGA
- a CDS encoding transposase, with product MGNKGYGSIPGTLFECITFLARALPVRSVPTFIELLIGAMLTQTGFVTGAWLAIRPRRSWSAYYKWLQEGKWSWVALGVQMARMVVTFFLQLVWFLIIDDTFVYRASRKAPGSGIYHQHGNKANRPQYARGQCWVSMALSVTRGKKHSAIPLLSRLMRTDGNTGKLDAAKVLLKTVARVFTGKKVCLLVDSWYMKYPLISFVLALGFQVIGQVRRDTVLYALPVATGKRGRPAKYGDKYTPEVVALLPEVRHWVFLYGKWQWVRYRSAVCLAKFLRGHRVRAVWMQFEDEDGELSKPRLLISTNSKLSADEVFKFYARRWAIEDLFNQMKNGWGWREAWQQSRQVLHRWTQILSAAYALPQLLSMYCSEQMHGLLQLTPWRKKAPVTAGQIRLGLRMFFSHVRVRDWWNPTCRKFEPGSPLGKSGNTADSGKKSRKRRERNNRVTHPAPPS from the coding sequence ATGGGCAACAAGGGATATGGCAGTATCCCCGGGACCCTGTTTGAATGTATCACATTCCTTGCCAGGGCTCTACCGGTACGTTCCGTTCCAACCTTTATCGAACTGCTGATCGGTGCCATGCTCACCCAGACCGGGTTTGTTACCGGAGCCTGGCTGGCGATCAGACCGCGACGCAGTTGGAGCGCCTATTACAAATGGCTCCAGGAAGGCAAGTGGTCCTGGGTCGCTCTTGGGGTGCAGATGGCCCGGATGGTGGTGACCTTCTTTCTCCAACTGGTCTGGTTCCTGATCATTGACGACACCTTCGTCTACCGAGCCTCCCGGAAGGCGCCGGGAAGCGGAATCTATCACCAGCACGGCAACAAGGCCAATCGACCCCAGTATGCACGTGGCCAATGCTGGGTGAGCATGGCCCTGTCGGTAACCAGGGGCAAAAAGCACTCGGCGATCCCTTTGCTCTCCCGGCTGATGCGCACCGACGGCAACACCGGCAAGCTCGATGCGGCCAAGGTCCTGCTCAAGACCGTGGCACGGGTGTTCACCGGCAAAAAGGTCTGCCTCCTGGTGGACAGTTGGTATATGAAGTACCCTTTGATCTCCTTTGTCCTGGCCCTTGGTTTTCAGGTGATCGGCCAGGTCCGACGGGATACGGTGCTGTACGCGCTCCCCGTAGCCACCGGCAAACGGGGGCGACCGGCCAAGTATGGCGACAAATATACCCCGGAGGTGGTTGCTCTCTTGCCGGAGGTGCGCCATTGGGTGTTCCTCTACGGCAAGTGGCAATGGGTGCGCTACCGGAGTGCTGTCTGCCTGGCTAAATTCCTTCGCGGCCATCGGGTCAGGGCCGTGTGGATGCAGTTCGAAGACGAGGATGGCGAGCTCAGTAAGCCACGCCTGCTCATCTCCACCAACAGTAAGCTGAGTGCAGACGAGGTGTTCAAGTTCTACGCACGCCGCTGGGCCATCGAAGACCTCTTCAACCAGATGAAGAACGGTTGGGGCTGGCGCGAGGCCTGGCAGCAGTCCCGCCAAGTGCTGCACCGCTGGACTCAGATCCTTTCGGCCGCCTATGCCCTGCCGCAACTGCTGAGCATGTATTGCAGCGAGCAGATGCACGGACTGCTGCAACTGACGCCATGGCGGAAAAAGGCCCCGGTGACCGCCGGCCAGATTCGCTTGGGACTACGGATGTTTTTCAGCCATGTCCGGGTTCGGGACTGGTGGAACCCGACATGCCGAAAATTCGAACCCGGTTCACCCCTTGGGAAATCGGGCAATACTGCCGATTCAGGAAAAAAGTCCAGGAAACGGAGAGAAAGGAACAATAGGGTAACTCATCCGGCACCGCCATCGTGA
- a CDS encoding YhdH/YhfP family quinone oxidoreductase, producing the protein MKNITFKAMIVTETDDKQFIREIKEKNITDLPEGEVLIKVHYSSLNYKDALSASGNKGVTRKYPHTPGVDAAGVVVESSDSTFKPGDEVLVTGYDLGMNTSGGYEEYIRVPANWVVRLPENLSLRESMIYGTAGFTAALSCYKLINNGVTPGTGPVLVTGATGGVGSIAVSILVKSGYEVVAVNGIVDEKDYLLGLGAKEVISIEEANDKSGRPLLKPRWAGAIDTVAGNILASAIKTTKYGGTVTCCGNVGSAELVSSIYPFILNGVSLLGIDSVNCPVDLRLKVWNKIASDWKLDHLEKITTELPSLESLDERIGLILKGKNKGRAIVKIS; encoded by the coding sequence ATGAAAAACATCACGTTCAAGGCAATGATAGTCACCGAAACCGATGACAAACAATTCATCCGTGAAATCAAAGAAAAAAACATTACAGACCTTCCCGAGGGCGAGGTGTTGATCAAGGTGCATTACTCATCGCTCAACTACAAGGATGCCCTTTCAGCCTCAGGCAACAAAGGCGTCACCAGAAAATACCCCCATACTCCTGGGGTTGATGCGGCAGGCGTGGTTGTTGAGAGCAGCGACAGCACCTTTAAACCAGGCGATGAGGTGCTTGTGACCGGATATGACCTGGGTATGAATACCTCCGGAGGTTATGAGGAATATATTCGGGTTCCCGCTAACTGGGTGGTTCGTCTTCCGGAAAATTTAAGTCTTCGGGAGAGTATGATCTACGGGACCGCCGGCTTCACGGCCGCTCTCTCCTGCTACAAGCTTATCAACAATGGTGTCACACCGGGTACGGGACCAGTCCTGGTCACGGGGGCAACCGGTGGGGTTGGCAGTATCGCTGTCTCTATTCTGGTGAAAAGTGGCTACGAAGTCGTTGCGGTTAACGGCATTGTTGATGAAAAAGACTATCTACTGGGGCTCGGCGCCAAAGAAGTGATTTCCATTGAAGAGGCCAACGATAAAAGTGGTCGTCCCTTGTTAAAGCCGCGCTGGGCAGGCGCCATTGATACTGTTGCGGGCAACATTCTTGCTTCTGCTATCAAAACAACTAAGTACGGTGGCACTGTAACCTGTTGTGGCAATGTTGGATCAGCAGAACTTGTTTCATCCATTTATCCTTTCATCCTCAATGGTGTGAGCTTATTAGGCATCGATTCGGTCAATTGTCCCGTGGATCTACGATTAAAAGTTTGGAATAAAATCGCCTCAGATTGGAAACTCGACCACTTAGAAAAAATCACAACCGAGCTGCCATCTTTGGAATCCCTCGATGAAAGAATTGGCCTAATTCTTAAAGGAAAAAATAAAGGGCGGGCAATTGTAAAAATATCATGA
- a CDS encoding transposase — MFHVKNHKQLNILDPWAHLGPKRRALLDNSWAGLFQKHILPELPVESLRHHYHDYNGRPTKELYAMMGVMILQQMHDCTDQEAVEQFCFNIQWHYALNITSCSDAAVYLSHKTLWTMRDHLASDASYAEIFDASLGILAKLLKADMNKQRMDSVHVKSNMRNLGRIGLFTKTIKKFLVNLKRHHREHFDQLDTELTQRYLSKSQASLFAMVKPTESTRTLDQLAADVLLLTERFAAVDEVSTMQSFKLLSRLFAEQCVIEEDTTADSGKKAVARPNKEVPSDSLQNPSDADAGYSSHKGQGYQVQLVENYTTTDERGPSLITQVAVESADQHDANALLPALAQLEQKAMLPQQMLADSLYGSDSNCETALQEHQVAVISPVMPGNQKKFNLTEFTLDDQGKVLTCPQVTAPDTVKKSKSGYSALFPIAVCQNCSSFDRCPVSIGKKGYYYRYTDKDIRLARRRQEEESPEFREKYRYRAGVEATMSEFDRRTGVKHLRVRGMKAVRFAAFMKAIGLNILRASRHWGVKTSPMTSFYSLFFFSLAFQAYFKELFREDFSTRTHEGTNFQPVASFRANWAV, encoded by the coding sequence ATGTTTCACGTGAAAAACCACAAACAGCTCAACATCCTCGACCCATGGGCCCATTTGGGACCCAAACGACGCGCCCTCCTGGACAACTCATGGGCAGGTCTTTTTCAGAAGCATATCCTGCCTGAACTCCCGGTGGAGTCCCTGCGCCACCATTATCATGACTACAATGGCCGACCCACCAAGGAACTGTATGCCATGATGGGGGTGATGATCCTCCAGCAAATGCATGATTGTACTGATCAGGAGGCGGTTGAGCAGTTCTGTTTCAATATCCAGTGGCACTATGCCCTCAACATCACCTCGTGCTCCGACGCGGCTGTATACCTCAGCCACAAAACGCTCTGGACCATGCGCGATCACCTGGCCTCGGATGCGAGCTATGCCGAGATATTTGATGCCTCCCTGGGCATCCTGGCCAAGTTGCTCAAGGCCGATATGAATAAGCAGCGCATGGACTCGGTGCATGTCAAATCCAACATGCGCAATCTGGGTCGTATCGGGTTGTTCACCAAAACGATCAAGAAGTTCCTCGTCAACCTGAAGCGACACCACCGGGAACACTTTGATCAACTCGACACGGAGTTGACCCAACGGTATCTGAGCAAATCGCAGGCGTCTTTGTTCGCCATGGTCAAACCCACCGAGTCCACCCGCACCCTTGATCAGTTGGCTGCGGATGTGCTGCTCTTGACCGAGCGTTTTGCCGCCGTGGACGAGGTCAGCACCATGCAGAGCTTCAAACTGCTGAGCCGGTTGTTCGCCGAACAGTGTGTCATCGAGGAAGACACCACCGCCGATTCTGGCAAGAAAGCCGTGGCCCGGCCGAACAAGGAGGTGCCCTCCGATTCACTGCAAAACCCCTCCGATGCGGATGCCGGCTACAGCAGTCATAAAGGCCAAGGGTATCAGGTGCAGTTGGTGGAAAACTACACCACCACCGATGAGCGTGGACCATCCCTGATCACGCAGGTGGCGGTGGAATCCGCGGATCAGCATGATGCCAATGCCCTCCTGCCCGCCTTGGCCCAACTGGAGCAGAAGGCGATGCTGCCGCAGCAAATGCTGGCCGATTCCCTCTACGGCAGCGACAGCAATTGTGAAACGGCCCTGCAGGAGCATCAGGTGGCAGTCATCTCCCCGGTCATGCCGGGCAATCAGAAGAAGTTCAACCTGACCGAATTCACCCTTGATGACCAGGGCAAGGTTCTCACCTGCCCCCAGGTCACGGCACCCGACACGGTGAAGAAATCAAAATCCGGCTACAGCGCACTCTTCCCCATCGCTGTTTGTCAGAACTGCTCCTCGTTTGACCGGTGCCCCGTCTCCATCGGAAAAAAGGGCTATTACTACCGCTACACCGACAAGGATATCCGCCTGGCCCGACGGCGACAGGAAGAAGAAAGCCCGGAGTTCAGGGAGAAGTACCGGTACCGGGCCGGCGTTGAGGCGACCATGTCGGAATTCGACCGGCGCACCGGTGTCAAACATCTCCGGGTTCGTGGCATGAAAGCAGTGCGGTTTGCCGCCTTCATGAAGGCCATCGGCTTGAACATATTGCGGGCCAGCAGGCACTGGGGCGTGAAAACCAGCCCAATGACGTCCTTTTACAGCCTATTTTTTTTCTCTTTGGCTTTCCAAGCATATTTCAAAGAACTTTTTCGGGAAGACTTCTCAACAAGAACTCACGAAGGCACAAACTTTCAACCAGTCGCTTCTTTTCGAGCGAATTGGGCGGTTTGA
- a CDS encoding TetR/AcrR family transcriptional regulator, with amino-acid sequence MKQRDENKQHIIRKGLKALYQKGYNATGVQEIANAAEIPKGSFYNYFKNKEDFAVEAMRLFTERELEMTRQVLLDDSLPPLERVKRLYRNKIKYLSSKGGFSLGCFLCNITLEMADVSETIALEATRCFKKEYAPLLTCLEQAQEEGSLAESTDLDLLVSLIRNCWLGALVIMKANKSAQPLDEFQTLLDEMLKNAAIS; translated from the coding sequence ATGAAACAGCGAGACGAAAACAAACAACATATTATCCGTAAGGGGCTCAAAGCATTGTACCAAAAAGGGTATAACGCGACTGGTGTGCAGGAAATAGCCAACGCCGCTGAAATCCCCAAAGGTTCTTTTTATAATTACTTCAAAAATAAAGAAGACTTCGCAGTAGAAGCTATGCGTCTTTTCACAGAGCGAGAGCTTGAGATGACGAGACAAGTTCTGTTAGATGATAGCCTGCCTCCCCTCGAAAGAGTTAAGCGACTTTATCGAAATAAAATTAAATATTTATCATCAAAAGGCGGATTCTCTCTCGGTTGTTTTCTGTGTAACATCACCTTGGAAATGGCTGATGTAAGTGAAACTATCGCCTTGGAGGCCACTAGATGCTTTAAGAAAGAATATGCACCACTTCTCACATGCCTTGAGCAGGCCCAGGAAGAGGGATCGTTGGCTGAGTCAACTGATCTAGATCTCCTGGTGAGTCTTATTCGAAACTGCTGGCTCGGTGCGCTGGTGATCATGAAAGCCAACAAATCGGCACAACCTCTGGACGAGTTTCAGACACTTCTAGATGAGATGCTCAAAAACGCAGCAATCTCATAA
- a CDS encoding sensor domain-containing diguanylate cyclase: MPAKHRFATLISLLLIVGFLATSLVSYTVSVTLLKRGLSESILPLTGDNIYSEIQKDLVRPIFIASMMASDTFLRDWVLAGEQDVGRMTRYLAEVKSKYQTITSFFVSDRSYIYYHAEGILKQVSPEEPRDVWYYRVRSMDAPYELNVDRDMANRDAMTIFINHQVHDYDGNYIGATGCGLSVSSVTQLLAAYEQRYRRHIFFVDAKGMVTFSANNDRLPTILDQIEGLREIAPTILKQEHGSFSYERDGQTFIVDTRYVKELGWYLLVEQSLAPEMEMLRRTLLINLALGLIIGLIILVVVQRTISHYQCRLERLATSDKLTGLFNRHSGETLFQQALSEATRNALDLSVILLDIDHFKAINDRFGHQAGDLVLIACSRLIQSCLRESDIVCRWGGEEFLVVLKCCNLDAAWQLAEKIRTTIERETVVWGVEEISVQASLGVVQRHTGEPRDQLLARADQTMYRAKHLGRNRTEKDADSD, translated from the coding sequence ATGCCCGCCAAACATCGCTTCGCCACCCTGATCAGCCTATTGCTCATCGTCGGTTTCCTCGCCACCTCCCTGGTCAGCTACACCGTCTCGGTCACCCTGCTGAAACGGGGTCTCAGTGAATCTATCCTCCCCCTGACCGGTGACAATATCTATTCGGAAATCCAAAAGGATCTGGTGCGGCCGATCTTCATTGCCTCGATGATGGCCTCGGATACCTTTCTCCGTGATTGGGTCCTTGCGGGAGAACAGGATGTTGGCCGGATGACCCGCTATCTGGCCGAGGTGAAGAGCAAGTACCAGACTATCACCAGCTTTTTTGTCTCCGACCGAAGCTATATCTACTACCATGCCGAGGGCATCCTCAAGCAGGTCAGCCCCGAAGAACCCCGCGACGTCTGGTATTACCGAGTACGTTCAATGGATGCGCCCTACGAGCTTAATGTCGACCGGGATATGGCCAACAGAGACGCCATGACCATCTTCATCAACCACCAGGTCCACGACTACGACGGCAACTACATTGGTGCTACCGGCTGCGGCTTGTCGGTCTCCTCGGTCACCCAACTGCTCGCCGCCTACGAACAGCGCTATCGGCGACATATCTTTTTTGTCGATGCCAAGGGCATGGTCACCTTTTCCGCCAACAACGACCGCCTCCCCACAATTCTGGATCAGATCGAAGGATTGCGGGAGATCGCCCCAACAATCCTCAAACAGGAACATGGTTCGTTTAGCTACGAGCGCGACGGTCAAACTTTTATCGTCGATACCCGGTATGTCAAGGAACTCGGTTGGTATTTGCTGGTCGAACAATCCTTGGCACCGGAAATGGAAATGCTGCGCCGCACCCTGCTGATCAACCTTGCCCTGGGGCTGATCATTGGCCTGATCATCCTCGTAGTGGTCCAGCGGACCATCTCCCACTACCAGTGCCGCCTGGAACGCTTGGCTACCTCCGATAAACTGACCGGCCTCTTCAACCGCCACTCCGGCGAGACACTGTTCCAACAGGCGTTGAGCGAGGCGACCCGCAACGCATTGGATCTCTCGGTCATTCTCCTCGATATCGATCATTTCAAAGCGATCAACGACCGCTTTGGCCATCAAGCTGGCGACCTGGTACTCATCGCCTGCAGCCGGCTGATCCAGTCCTGTTTGCGCGAGTCCGACATCGTCTGCCGCTGGGGTGGGGAGGAATTCTTGGTGGTACTGAAATGCTGCAATCTCGACGCAGCCTGGCAGCTCGCGGAAAAGATCCGAACCACGATTGAACGGGAGACCGTGGTGTGGGGAGTTGAGGAAATCTCGGTCCAGGCCAGCCTGGGAGTCGTGCAACGCCACACTGGAGAGCCAAGAGATCAACTGCTAGCGCGCGCCGACCAGACCATGTATCGGGCCAAACATCTTGGACGTAACCGTACCGAAAAGGATGCCGACAGTGATTGA